The proteins below are encoded in one region of Leptotrichia sp. oral taxon 218:
- a CDS encoding ImmA/IrrE family metallo-endopeptidase encodes MVRLGSKDRFKRIAIGLIAKYGTNDPFELCNLLNIKIIYEDNFKSFFGMYCEVNKEKCIIINSSHDELTKRIICSHELGHSFQNFESVVFMKENYLFGTEKLENEANYFAAALVFGNLIPDNLVNDENRKMLNDLTRYL; translated from the coding sequence GTGGTCAGACTGGGGAGCAAAGACAGGTTTAAAAGAATTGCAATAGGATTGATAGCAAAATACGGAACTAATGATCCGTTTGAGCTGTGCAATTTGTTAAATATAAAAATCATTTACGAAGACAACTTCAAATCCTTTTTTGGGATGTACTGCGAAGTAAACAAAGAAAAATGTATCATAATCAACTCAAGCCACGATGAACTGACCAAGCGGATAATCTGTTCACACGAACTGGGCCATTCATTCCAGAACTTTGAAAGCGTAGTATTCATGAAAGAAAACTACCTGTTTGGGACAGAAAAATTGGAAAATGAAGCAAACTACTTCGCAGCAGCACTGGTATTTGGGAACTTGATTCCAGATAACTTGGTAAATGATGAAAATAGAAAAATGTTGAATGATTTGACTAGATATTTGTGA